The DNA sequence ACACGAGAAAGGACACACCGAGTACAAAGTGTCAGCAAGGGTTGGTTTACACTCTCATCTTTCTGCAGCAGTAATACAAACCTGTGTAATGAGAATGTTTACTTTAAATGTAATTAGCTCCTAAGGTGGTAGCCTCGATCAAAAGTAGCCGTGTTTGTTTGAAGCTGAGACATTTGCACAGAAAGTTCCTGCATTTTCTGATGCAGCTGGTTTGGACAGCAAGAGATAAAAAGACAATGGGACCTTTTATGTAGTTCAATGGCGCATCATGAAAACTTAAGTGAAGCAGAGAGAACTTGTGATTCAGTTCCTGAGCTCCAGCACCCCCCATGACCAGACTAGTATCTCGTGGTCTTTCCTGGCATGCATGCATAATCCCCTGGAAATCACACCTCCTTAAACCTTAAGTCTGCATATCCcctgcttatttatttatttatttatgtatttgttagggacagtgcatattaatgaacagctgtaaaaatgccagattacagcagaagtgctagttttCCACCTGTTGTCCCTataggcaggtaacagagaaataCACATACAAAGGCAcgagtgacacaagacaataatcgaggttaaaggttaaaagtggtcacagactttggttttcttttatccactgttacaggtgtgttttgaaggttgcatgtgtttgtgagtgggagaatattccaatatttagttcctttgactgaACAGTTCGTCCGAATGTAGTGCGTCTGTGtgggacctcacagtctcctcgggcTGTGGCCCTGCGGTGCCGATCCCACTGGCGGACTTCAGCTtttataaagtccttcaaaggaggaggaggagcaagaccGTGCaaatttttttatatatgaaacaatgttatgttgtgtttacagaCAAATATATTCACATGCTCCTTGATCCGTTAAAGTATCTGAAACACAGATTGTCGATTCCCATCTTCCCATGTCGATCTGTGTCAAACATCACGTCCCGGGGGTGTTAAGCGTGGCTGCACTCTGCGTCTACTGTTAAACATGCAGTTAGTGAAAtaatctttgtgtctttgtttggcGTGCAGTTTGTGTCCAAGCGTCACCCCGAAGACGTGAAGGAGGTGGTCGTGTGGAGGAGGTTCTCGGAGTTGAAGAAGCTCCACGGAGAGTTGGCCTACACGCACAAGAACCTGttcagaagagaggaggagtttCCACCGTTTCCCCGCGCTCAAGTCTTTGGTACGCTGGATTCAAAATGAAGTCACCGATGCCTGAAAAATAACAAgcgatttctgttttttttttttttctgtttcatttcattggTTATGAAAACTGTCCTTTTTGGGTTTCAGGGAGGTTTGACGAAGCTGTGAttgaagagaggaggacagcCACAGAGGCCATGCTTCTGTTTACGACCAGCATACCGGCACTCTACAACAGCCCACAGCTCAAGGACTTCTTCAGAGTAAGACACACTcaagtaaagaaaacaaaaaacacaatgaattcATTTGAATCCACAATCTCTAATCCTCCGCTCACCCTCGACATCACAACACAATCTGTCCTCTGTCTAGTCCTTTACACACTGTGGGTAAGCAAAGGTGCCATGTCATTACACCTTCGTACTCATACATTGCATATACAAAGGTGTAATATTGGTATCCTAGTGTGTGGCGTGGTGGGACTATCAGAGTCATGCACAGCAGGTTACCCCTGTTACCGCTCTGTTTCTACATTTCCTGCCTTTAACTGgccacctcttcctctttttttttttttcttagggTGGTGAGGTCACAAGGCCTCTGGATCCAACGCCGAGCTCCTCTGAGGGGACTCTTCCTCCCCCGCTCATCCCCCTTCCCAAGCGCAGGGCCTCAGACTGTGaacctgcagaggaggaggaagggagggaggcgCCCACCTTACCCCAAGACCTGGGAACCAACGTCGGATTGGAAGTGGGAGAACCGGAGGTCGCGGCAGAGGCTTACAGCGAGATGGGAGGCTCCCCGAGAGAAGAGGAACAAGAGGAGCTTAGCGATACAGAGCTAAATAACAGCGGTATAGGTATTTCCTGGTAGAGGCATTTTCACAAGTCTATGTTTCACTTTGTTGTCCTCTTAAAACTTGTTTCTACCTTTTGGTTTTATGTTGCTACTTCCAGTCCCGTCACCAG is a window from the Labrus mixtus chromosome 23, fLabMix1.1, whole genome shotgun sequence genome containing:
- the snx15 gene encoding sorting nexin-15 isoform X2, with amino-acid sequence MSRKPKDEYYRFFSVTEPRTHEKGHTEYKVSARFVSKRHPEDVKEVVVWRRFSELKKLHGELAYTHKNLFRREEEFPPFPRAQVFGRFDEAVIEERRTATEAMLLFTTSIPALYNSPQLKDFFRGGEVTRPLDPTPSSSEGTLPPPLIPLPKRRASDCEPAEEEEGREAPTLPQDLGTNVGLEVGEPEVAAEAYSEMGGSPREEEQEELSDTELNNSVPSPEPSPVRKHQSQESQEEFDSLFDSVAEERVPSPKEDGPPPLSHNDLAIFDPCHKQGESNPSCDYSELFSLPPSSLDGGDVGYLNQAATELTAAMEMEKEGEFNSAIRGYRMAVDILITGVQGDPDPVRKESVMRRTAQYLKHTEMLVDRHSSPTHTHTPTHTHTQAP
- the snx15 gene encoding sorting nexin-15 isoform X1 — protein: MSRKPKDEYYRFFSVTEPRTHEKGHTEYKVSARFVSKRHPEDVKEVVVWRRFSELKKLHGELAYTHKNLFRREEEFPPFPRAQVFGRFDEAVIEERRTATEAMLLFTTSIPALYNSPQLKDFFRGGEVTRPLDPTPSSSEGTLPPPLIPLPKRRASDCEPAEEEEGREAPTLPQDLGTNVGLEVGEPEVAAEAYSEMGGSPREEEQEELSDTELNNSGIVPSPEPSPVRKHQSQESQEEFDSLFDSVAEERVPSPKEDGPPPLSHNDLAIFDPCHKQGESNPSCDYSELFSLPPSSLDGGDVGYLNQAATELTAAMEMEKEGEFNSAIRGYRMAVDILITGVQGDPDPVRKESVMRRTAQYLKHTEMLVDRHSSPTHTHTPTHTHTQAP